Proteins from a genomic interval of Longimicrobium sp.:
- a CDS encoding Phenylacetic acid catabolic protein, producing MARYTEEELKEKVHNGFIVEYPDEMTEGYRKALIVQLMVQADTELVSAPAYFGAAKDAPSTNTMVSATAIIQDELAHANIAYRLLEDLGLDKEQLVYGRQPHEFKHPYGFDHPLENWAELVVANGLYDRAGITLLGDVFKNTSYGPLKRALVKVDQEETFHLRHGEMWMKRLANAGGEAREQIQRAVDWMFPMAVEWFGLPDDMKRHSGQLDYKLKGMTNDELRQTWMQSTVPLCEGLGIDVPAHWSEDEQKYVLDFAFPCQYDEDEKRWLFGEGQISWEAVFERWKRRGPANKQFIEAIQDGRGFRAQLAAA from the coding sequence ATGGCCCGCTATACCGAAGAAGAGCTGAAGGAAAAGGTCCACAACGGCTTCATCGTCGAGTATCCCGACGAGATGACCGAGGGCTACCGGAAAGCGTTGATCGTGCAGCTGATGGTGCAGGCCGACACGGAGCTCGTCTCCGCGCCGGCGTACTTCGGCGCGGCCAAGGACGCGCCGTCCACGAACACCATGGTCAGCGCCACGGCCATCATCCAGGACGAGCTGGCGCACGCCAACATCGCCTACCGCCTGCTGGAAGACCTGGGGCTCGACAAGGAGCAGCTGGTGTACGGCCGGCAGCCGCACGAGTTCAAGCATCCGTACGGCTTCGACCATCCGCTGGAGAACTGGGCGGAGCTCGTGGTGGCCAACGGACTGTACGACCGCGCCGGCATCACGCTGCTGGGCGACGTCTTCAAGAACACGTCGTACGGCCCGCTGAAGCGCGCGCTGGTGAAGGTGGACCAGGAAGAGACCTTCCACCTGCGCCACGGCGAGATGTGGATGAAGCGCCTGGCCAACGCGGGCGGCGAGGCCAGGGAGCAGATCCAGCGCGCGGTGGACTGGATGTTCCCCATGGCGGTGGAGTGGTTCGGCCTCCCCGACGACATGAAGCGCCACTCGGGCCAGCTGGACTACAAGCTCAAGGGGATGACCAACGACGAGCTCCGGCAGACGTGGATGCAGTCCACGGTGCCGCTCTGCGAGGGGCTGGGCATCGACGTGCCCGCGCACTGGAGCGAGGACGAGCAGAAGTACGTGCTGGACTTCGCCTTCCCCTGCCAGTACGACGAAGACGAGAAACGCTGGCTGTTCGGCGAGGGCCAGATCAGCTGGGAAGCGGTGTTCGAGCGCTGGAAGCGCCGCGGCCCGGCGAACAAGCAGTTCATCGAAGCCATCCAGGACGGCCGCGGCTTCCGCGCCCAGCTGGCCGCCGCCTGA
- a CDS encoding metal-sulfur cluster assembly factor, whose translation MACATSPDRFGGEEGGVAVLDEPRAYPVPPQARTGPLWDALREVMDPEIPISLVDLGLIYDVRQDGGSVEVDLTFTATACPCMAFIHYDIQDRLQREPGVDEVKVIETWTPAWTKSRISPEGRAALKTFGVSM comes from the coding sequence ATGGCCTGCGCCACGAGCCCCGACCGGTTCGGAGGCGAGGAGGGCGGCGTCGCCGTTCTCGACGAGCCGCGCGCCTATCCCGTTCCGCCCCAGGCGCGCACGGGCCCGCTGTGGGATGCGCTACGCGAGGTGATGGATCCCGAGATCCCCATTTCGCTGGTCGACCTGGGGCTGATCTACGACGTGCGCCAGGACGGCGGATCGGTGGAGGTGGACCTGACCTTCACCGCGACGGCCTGCCCCTGCATGGCCTTCATCCACTACGACATCCAGGACCGCCTGCAGCGCGAGCCCGGGGTGGACGAAGTAAAGGTGATCGAGACCTGGACCCCCGCGTGGACCAAGTCGCGGATTTCGCCCGAAGGCAGGGCGGCGCTGAAGACCTTCGGCGTGTCGATGTAA
- a CDS encoding 1,2-phenylacetyl-CoA epoxidase subunit PaaC, with protein MSVASPDARIESASELADESRQALRDLILSLADSKRVLGLRYSDRMLGAPTLEAGIAASSMAQDEWGHARLTYALLGDFGDGPKALEHERPAAEYRSHPALDAGFESWSDFIACILLIDTALATQYGALADGRYTPALNRVQKMLDEERFHFQYAAGWVRKIASIDELRPELQTSLCRYMPQALQWLGDDAAAGTQRLTSEGLSAYDPTTLRQRFLAKVGPVLEEIGMADALDVSRGAEGFACGTALDWTGWNERTRRTGGELDEVTAARARGDKNRALLLD; from the coding sequence ATGAGCGTCGCCTCTCCGGACGCCCGCATCGAGTCCGCCTCGGAGCTTGCGGACGAATCGCGCCAGGCGCTACGCGACCTGATCCTGTCGCTGGCCGACAGCAAGCGCGTGCTGGGGCTGCGCTACAGCGACCGCATGCTGGGCGCGCCCACGCTGGAGGCGGGGATCGCGGCGTCGTCCATGGCGCAGGACGAGTGGGGGCACGCGCGCCTGACGTATGCCCTGCTGGGCGACTTCGGCGACGGGCCCAAGGCGCTCGAGCACGAGCGCCCGGCCGCCGAGTACCGCAGCCACCCCGCGCTGGACGCCGGGTTCGAGTCGTGGAGCGACTTCATCGCCTGCATCCTGCTGATCGACACGGCGCTCGCCACGCAGTACGGCGCGCTGGCCGACGGCCGCTACACGCCGGCGCTCAACCGCGTGCAGAAGATGCTGGACGAGGAGCGCTTCCACTTCCAGTACGCGGCCGGCTGGGTGCGCAAGATCGCCTCGATCGACGAGCTGCGCCCCGAGCTGCAGACGTCGCTCTGCCGCTACATGCCGCAGGCGCTGCAGTGGCTGGGGGATGATGCGGCCGCGGGCACGCAGCGGCTGACGAGCGAGGGACTGTCCGCGTACGATCCGACGACGCTTCGCCAGCGCTTCCTGGCGAAGGTGGGACCGGTGCTGGAAGAGATCGGGATGGCGGATGCGCTGGACGTGTCGCGCGGCGCGGAGGGATTCGCCTGCGGCACGGCGCTCGACTGGACGGGATGGAACGAGCGCACCCGCCGCACGGGCGGCGAGCTGGACGAGGTGACGGCCGCCCGCGCCCGCGGCGACAAGAACCGCGCCCTGCTGCTGGACTGA
- a CDS encoding TonB-dependent receptor domain-containing protein gives MQRILFAVLTCSLLSGGGPLLAQTTPPQRPPQGARPEGSPPQPAGQRPPQSGQRPQGGPPQPPAAGPGEVRGTVVDAGTSAAVASASVAVRRAADSTLVAGAIARPDGSFRIEGLRPGNYVLRVSMMGYAPQTSTFTVTPAAPRANAGSIRLPRAAVMLEAIEVTGQAQAVTIAPDRNAYRVRDVAPAATSASEVLESVPSVQVDADGKVSLRGNEGVVVQINGRPAPISGAQLASYLKQLPANTLERVEVISNPSARYDPEGMAGIINIVLKQGVDLGLSGGLQLAASTADRYAASGNVGYQAGAVTFFSSYGYSTDDRTVGGINDRTRLSGGNPLSFTEQDITGGNGNAGHNLNATLDYRLNERDVVSNALALNVRNSSENALSAYGVFDGSRLLLDEYQRVRDTQTDAFMADYTLAFKRTIQPQRHEFSAELRANRLADEDRVDLWRQTAPGLGLRDAEQNVTALTMYQFTAQADYTRSFGQRTKLETGYKGTSRLLDRDFDVREDPLGTGAWAPSDLSNALEFDETVNAIYGVYSHGMGKLELQGGLRAEYASRDFSLANSGESFPHDYTSFFPSGLVSYKVSDNTQAKLSYSRRINRPGSGQLNPFPTFFDIQNVFVGNPRLNPEYTDALELSLQHSGALGSLQFSPFYRRTTDIIRAVVDTDDVVNGREVTSVSFKNLDTGTSWGADLNGSLRVGQTFNGLASFNVFKMVTSGTGGESSLATDAVTWMAKFNGTYNFTPRTSFSAQYQYRAPMQIEGGRFAAMQMANVSVRQKLYGEKMNLTLRVSDPFNTMRFRIQAGDDNLIQLTERTQTSRALHLTLQYSFGRPPRVKQQPQQQDSGGTPFGGL, from the coding sequence ATGCAGAGAATCCTGTTCGCCGTCCTTACCTGCTCGCTCCTGAGCGGCGGCGGCCCGCTCCTGGCCCAGACGACACCCCCGCAGCGTCCGCCCCAGGGTGCGCGCCCCGAGGGCAGCCCCCCGCAGCCGGCCGGGCAGCGGCCGCCCCAGAGTGGGCAGCGGCCCCAGGGTGGGCCCCCGCAGCCGCCCGCCGCCGGTCCCGGAGAAGTCCGCGGCACGGTGGTGGATGCCGGCACCAGCGCCGCCGTGGCCTCGGCCAGCGTGGCGGTGCGGCGGGCGGCAGACTCCACGCTCGTCGCCGGCGCCATCGCGCGGCCTGACGGGTCGTTCCGCATCGAGGGGCTGCGTCCGGGCAACTACGTGCTTCGCGTGAGCATGATGGGGTACGCGCCCCAGACCTCCACCTTCACGGTGACGCCCGCCGCGCCGCGGGCCAACGCGGGAAGCATCCGCCTGCCGCGCGCCGCCGTGATGCTCGAAGCCATCGAGGTGACGGGGCAGGCCCAGGCCGTCACCATTGCGCCTGACCGCAACGCCTACCGCGTGCGGGACGTGGCCCCCGCGGCCACCAGCGCCAGCGAGGTGCTGGAGTCGGTGCCCTCGGTGCAGGTGGATGCGGATGGAAAGGTGAGCCTGCGCGGCAACGAGGGCGTGGTGGTGCAGATCAACGGCCGCCCGGCACCCATCAGCGGTGCGCAGCTGGCCTCCTACCTGAAGCAGCTTCCCGCCAACACGCTGGAGCGGGTGGAGGTGATCTCCAATCCGTCGGCCCGGTACGATCCCGAGGGGATGGCCGGCATCATCAACATCGTACTCAAGCAGGGCGTGGACCTGGGCCTCAGCGGCGGGCTTCAGCTGGCGGCGTCCACGGCGGACCGCTACGCGGCGTCGGGCAACGTGGGGTATCAGGCCGGTGCCGTCACCTTCTTCAGCAGCTACGGCTACAGCACCGACGACCGCACCGTGGGCGGCATCAACGACCGCACGCGGCTGTCCGGCGGAAATCCGCTCTCGTTCACGGAGCAGGACATCACCGGCGGCAACGGCAACGCGGGCCACAACCTGAACGCCACTCTGGACTACCGGCTGAACGAGCGTGACGTGGTGTCCAACGCGCTCGCCCTGAACGTTCGCAACTCCAGCGAAAACGCGCTGAGCGCCTACGGGGTGTTCGACGGCTCGCGGCTGCTTCTGGACGAGTACCAGCGGGTGCGCGACACGCAGACCGACGCCTTCATGGCGGACTACACCCTGGCCTTCAAGCGCACCATCCAGCCGCAGCGGCACGAGTTCTCGGCCGAGCTGCGCGCCAATCGCCTGGCCGACGAGGACCGCGTGGATCTCTGGCGCCAGACGGCCCCCGGCCTGGGCTTGAGGGACGCGGAGCAGAACGTTACCGCGCTGACGATGTACCAGTTCACCGCGCAGGCCGACTACACGCGGTCGTTCGGGCAGCGCACCAAGCTGGAGACGGGGTACAAGGGCACCTCGCGCCTGCTGGACCGCGACTTCGACGTGCGCGAAGACCCGCTGGGCACCGGGGCGTGGGCGCCCAGCGACCTGAGCAACGCGCTGGAGTTCGACGAGACCGTGAACGCCATCTACGGCGTGTACAGCCATGGCATGGGCAAGCTTGAGCTGCAGGGCGGGCTGCGTGCGGAGTACGCCAGCCGCGACTTCTCGCTGGCCAACTCCGGGGAAAGCTTTCCGCACGACTACACCAGCTTCTTTCCCAGCGGGCTGGTGAGCTACAAGGTGAGCGACAACACGCAGGCCAAGCTCAGCTACTCGCGGCGCATCAACCGGCCGGGCAGCGGGCAGCTGAACCCGTTCCCCACGTTCTTCGACATCCAGAACGTGTTCGTGGGCAACCCGCGGCTGAACCCGGAGTACACGGACGCCCTGGAGCTGAGCCTTCAGCACTCGGGGGCGCTGGGATCGCTGCAGTTCTCGCCCTTCTACCGCCGCACCACCGACATCATCCGCGCCGTCGTCGACACGGACGACGTGGTGAACGGGCGCGAGGTGACGTCGGTGAGCTTCAAGAACCTGGACACGGGAACGTCGTGGGGGGCAGACCTGAACGGATCGCTGCGCGTGGGCCAGACGTTCAACGGCCTCGCGTCGTTCAACGTCTTCAAGATGGTCACGTCGGGCACCGGCGGTGAGTCGAGCCTGGCCACCGACGCGGTGACCTGGATGGCGAAGTTCAACGGCACCTACAACTTCACGCCGCGCACCTCGTTCTCGGCGCAGTACCAGTACCGCGCTCCCATGCAGATCGAGGGCGGGCGCTTCGCGGCCATGCAGATGGCCAACGTGTCCGTCCGGCAGAAGCTGTACGGCGAGAAGATGAACCTGACGTTGCGCGTGTCGGACCCGTTCAACACGATGCGCTTCCGCATCCAGGCGGGTGACGACAACCTCATCCAGCTCACCGAGCGGACGCAGACCTCGCGCGCGCTTCACCTGACGCTGCAGTACAGCTTCGGCCGGCCGCCCCGCGTGAAGCAGCAGCCGCAGCAGCAGGACAGCGGCGGGACTCCGTTCGGCGGCCTCTGA